ATCCAAgtcttcatcttcatcctcaTCCAAATGATCATATATCCATGTTGGGAAGTAAATTTGGCTTGAATTATCGACATGTGGGTTAAGGTTTCTCCTTCTTCCAGCAATTTCCATCAACAACATTCCAAAACTATAAACATCAGATTTCTATGAAACACCCCCATAGTTTCTGTAAAATAGTTCAGGAGCTATGTACCCTATTGTTCCTTGTACAGCAGTTACAGATACAATACTATCATCGGTTGGATATAATTTTGCAAGCCCAAAGTCTGAAACTTTTGGAGTAAAATTCTCATCAAGAAGAATGTTGTGGGGCTTgatttcaaaatgaaaaatctgCATATCACAACCTCGATGTAGATATTCAATCCCACGAGCAATAGCTATGGCAATCTCATACGACTTGTCCCAGCTTAGATTGTTGCTGTTAGAATCTTGAGCAAATATATACTTATCCAGAGATCCATTAGGCATGAATTCATATAGAAGAGCCCTCTTTGATCCCTCTGCACAGAATCCAATTAGTCGCACAACATTAATGTGATGAATCCTTCCAATAGTCGCAACTTCATTAATGAAGTCTTGCCCATTCCCTTTAGTCTTGCTCAGCATCTTTACTGCAACCAGATTGCCGTTGGGAAGCACTCCTTTGTATACAGAGGCAAAGCCTCCTTGGCCTAATTTTTCTTTGAATCGTCTGGTAATCCTCTGAATTTCCCAATATGAATACCTTATTGGTGTGTTACTCCTGTAGTTTGTTAAGAACTTTTCAATTCTGACCTTTGACAGATGTTTCCTGTGAAATTTGTAGATCAAATAGGGTACTAGCCACAATATCCCAAGTGCTGCCCCTCCTATCAGGAATTCAGGATGGGTACTGCAGCAAACATAAAAGAACATTTCATTAGAAGGGATACCATATCTTCAGATGGTCTTACCTACAATCACTATCACTTCCAAAAATTTAGCTGTAGAGGACAAAATCAATAATTTCAGCCACAACTTTAAATGAACCCCAAAAGTGACAAGGAAAACATGGAGTAAGGATTTCCGAAGCTCTTACTTAATATATCTGCAAGGAAGATATAAACACCATCCCCCCTCCATAACAGCGTCTCCATTTGTTCACATCTTCTTCAGCTTCAGCACTCCAAAGACCCTTTACGTGGAGCTAAACATCGACACCTGAAAGCCCTCTTTCAAGGAAGAGAGGAACGTCAGTCTCCACTCTCCACTGattttatttatattgaatGGAACTCTCTTTTAGTGGGGATCCCCTGGATACTCAAGAAATCTGTTCGATAGGGAGATTGACATCTCTTAAAACCTCCACAAACCTCCCGTTTTTGGAGCAGAGGCGATTTGCTTAGcttcttttggtttcttttttctctctgtgTTGAGATATTCCTTAAAAGGGGGATTTTTACATTC
This genomic stretch from Macadamia integrifolia cultivar HAES 741 chromosome 2, SCU_Mint_v3, whole genome shotgun sequence harbors:
- the LOC122094123 gene encoding rust resistance kinase Lr10-like; amino-acid sequence: MLSKTKGNGQDFINEVATIGRIHHINVVRLIGFCAEGSKRALLYEFMPNGSLDKYIFAQDSNSNNLSWDKSYEIAIAIARGIEYLHRGCDMQIFHFEIKPHNILLDENFTPKVSDFGLAKLYPTDDSIVSVTAVQGTIGYIAPELFYRNYGGVS